From the genome of Papaver somniferum cultivar HN1 chromosome 2, ASM357369v1, whole genome shotgun sequence, one region includes:
- the LOC113351559 gene encoding uncharacterized protein LOC113351559 yields MTQTRSVYVGYRRFLPYEHPFRRQKGAFVRENKEWETAPEPMTAMGKKYMRRKISKEVDRSGEEEEGRETTYWSKYNIWQRLLRYWRYNDVQHCIDFMHVEKNVGQSLVGTLLHNGNTKDGLNARKDLVRLGLKSELHPKTDDKGTILPAACYTLTTEEKDIFLETLSELRVPEGYCSDFSTLVNLKERKLIGLKSHDYHMLMQQFLPVAIRSIMPTPVRYAIIREVKLCGPVCFRWMYPFERCMKVIKGHVRNKNQPCGCIAEENVAEETIEIYCEYHKSIRTIGIPLDRHNTSQEGEPLSAEEPCIVTPEQLRQAHFYVMQNTPEIEPYIDRHKLYLETNYSTKKRAWLEKEHSNTFGAWLKNEVEKELADDRESISENLRWISHGPHYEVTKYTVYRINGYLFRTRSRDGRIHQNSGVSVAANDMHISRDDDVTYGKASYYGVLQEIWELDYCERKVHLFKCNWVDNKRGVKRDALGYKIVDLTMLGYKNDPFILASQAKQVFYVKDQLDKKNSIVFVTPPKNYRDDDGNDEEFSTVIFSGNDNILPSVDPQDLGKESRNDYFRTDCRGLLIRKPK; encoded by the exons ATGACTCAAACAAGAAGTGTTTATGTTGGTTATAGAAGATTTTTACCCTATGAGCATCCGTTCAGAAGGCAGAAGGGGGCATTTGTGCGCGAAAACAAAGAGTGGGAGACTGCTCCAGAACCAATGACCGCAATGGGGAAGAAATATATGAGGAG aaaaatatcaaaagaagTCGATAGGTCAGGTGAGGAAGAGGAAGGCAGGGAAACCACTTACTGGAGCAAGTACAACATATGGCAGCGACTACTTAGATATTGGCGCTATAATGATGTCCAACATTGTATTGATTTCATGCATGTCGAAAAGAATGTGGGACAAAGTCTTGTTGGAACGTTGCTGCACAAcgggaatacaaaagatggattaaACGCCAGAAAGGATTTGGTGCGTTTGGGGTTAAAATCGGAGTTACACCCTAAGACAGATGACAAAGGAACGATACTTCCCGCAGCATGTTATACATTAACTACGGAAGAAAAAGACATATTCTTGGAGACACTATCCGAGTTAAGAGTTCCAGAAGGGTATTGTTCGGATTTTTCCACCCTTGTGAACCTAAAAGAGCGTAAGCTGATCGGACTCAAATCACATGATTACCATatgcttatgcaacaatttttgccCGTCGCTATTCGATCAATTATGCCTACACCTGtgagatatgctattatcag ggaagtgaagTTATGCGGTCCGGTttgctttcgatggatgtatcctttCGAAAGGTGTATGAAGGTTATAAAGGGGCATGTGCGAAACAAGAATCAACCTTGTGGATGCATTGCCGAAGAGAATGTTGCAGAAGAGACGATTGAGATATATTGTGAGTACCATAAAAGCATCAGGACAATTGGTATTCCACTAGATAGGCATAATACATCTCAGGAGGGAGAACCGTTATCAGCTGAAGAGCCGTGTATAGTTACCCCTGAACAGTTGAGACAAGCACATTTCTATGTAATGCAGAACACGCCTGAAATTGAGCCTTACATAGA CCGACACAAGCTATATTTGGAAACTAACTATTCTACTAAAAAGCGAGCATGGCTAGAGAAAGAGCACTCTAACACTTTTGGCGCTTGGTTAAAAAATGAG GTTGAAAAAGAGTTGGCAGACGACAGAGAAAGTATCTCAGAGAACTTAAGATGGATATCACACGGCCCGCACTACGAGGTAACGAAATACACTGTATATCGCATCAATGGATATCTATTCCGCACAAGATCCCGTGATGGTAGAATTCACCAGAATAGTGGGGTTAGCGTTGCAGCAAATGACATGCACATATCTAGAGATGATGATGTTACATATGGTAAAGCCTCTTATTATGGTGTCTTGCAAGAGATATGGGAGTTAGATTACTGTGAAAGAAAAGTTCATCTGTTCAAGTGCAATTGGGTTGATAATAAACGTGGGGTCAAAAGAGATGCTCTTGGCTACAAGATTGTTGACCTTACTATGTTGGGATACAAAAATGATCCTTTTATTTTAGCCTcacaagctaagcaggtattttatgtcaaAGACCAGTTAGATAAGAAAAATTCTATTGTTTTTGTGACACCTCCCAAAAATTATAGAGATGACGATGGCAACGATGAGGAATTCAGTACAGTAATCTTTTCTGGGAATGATAATATCTTGCCGTCTGTAGATCCACAAGACTTGGGTAAAGAATCCCGAAATGATTACTTCCGAACTGACTGCCGAGGTTTACTTATACGCAAGCCAAAATGA